A region from the Lysobacter antibioticus genome encodes:
- a CDS encoding class I SAM-dependent methyltransferase, with protein sequence MASSQPNNRRTVAAYEKCAHDYAASVSRQPSVAGAEALRRLADALPSGDGVLEIGSGPGWDADFLEGLAVPVHRTDVTRAFCEFQVQRGRRAEVFDLLTDAIEGRYAGVLMLCVLQHFERGDMDGVLRKLAQALVPEGALLLSYPLGEGEFWEHGDSGDYRVVLWSEAGLDERLRRAGFAIDWASRFDGRDGPWRTVLARRTR encoded by the coding sequence ATGGCATCGTCTCAGCCCAATAACCGCCGTACCGTCGCCGCTTACGAAAAATGCGCGCACGACTATGCCGCCTCGGTGTCGCGGCAGCCGTCGGTGGCGGGGGCGGAGGCGCTGCGGCGGCTCGCCGATGCGCTGCCGTCCGGCGACGGCGTGCTGGAGATCGGGTCGGGGCCCGGATGGGATGCGGATTTCCTGGAGGGGCTCGCGGTGCCGGTCCATCGCACCGACGTGACCCGGGCCTTCTGCGAATTCCAGGTGCAGCGCGGCCGCCGGGCCGAGGTGTTCGATCTGCTCACCGACGCAATCGAGGGGCGCTATGCCGGCGTCCTGATGCTGTGCGTGCTGCAGCACTTCGAACGCGGCGATATGGATGGCGTGCTGCGCAAGCTGGCCCAGGCCCTGGTCCCCGAGGGGGCTTTGCTGCTGTCGTACCCGCTGGGCGAAGGCGAGTTCTGGGAGCACGGCGACTCGGGCGACTATCGGGTGGTGCTGTGGTCGGAGGCGGGGCTGGACGAACGTCTGCGTCGTGCGGGCTTCGCGATCGACTGGGCGTCGCGCTTCGACGGCAGGGACGGCCCCTGGCGCACCGTGCTCGCCCGGAGGACGCGATGA
- the zwf gene encoding glucose-6-phosphate dehydrogenase: MSVYSVPTPSHAPHLAPLAPFDLVIFGGTGDLALRKLLPALFHRYVDGQIVAGTRIVAIARDERSDEDYRGKIREALQNFAGEQARDGDALNGFLGLLYYRRLDLSSDAGWPEFAAEFPDEERVRVFYLAVGPDLFGVVGDRLHSHGLVGPKTRVVVEKPLGKDGVSADAINNALGRVFAETQIFRIDHYLGKETVQNLTALRFGNALFEPLWKAEHIDHVQITVAETVGVESRAPYYDKSGALRDMVQNHLLQLLCLVAMEPPSSLAADAIRDEKLKVLRALRPIENGNAAQSTVRGQYKAGAVDGRAVPGYAQELGAQSLTETFVAIKAEVKNWRWAGVPFYLRTGKRLAERSSEIVVTFRQVPHSIFEDLTEQDPSSRLAPNKLVLRLQPDEGVKLWLMNKVPGPGGLRLRHVPLDMSFAAAFGGRQADAYERLLMDVVRGNPMLFMRRDEVDAAWKWIDPIRAAWAASADAPRPYTAGSWGPSAAVALIERDGRTWHEDAG, from the coding sequence ATGAGTGTCTACTCCGTGCCGACCCCCTCCCACGCCCCGCATCTGGCGCCGCTGGCCCCGTTCGACCTGGTGATCTTCGGCGGCACCGGCGACCTGGCCCTGCGCAAGCTCCTGCCCGCCTTGTTCCACCGCTATGTCGACGGCCAGATCGTCGCCGGCACCCGCATCGTCGCGATCGCCCGCGACGAGCGCAGCGACGAGGACTACCGCGGCAAGATCCGCGAGGCGCTGCAGAATTTCGCCGGCGAGCAGGCGCGCGACGGCGACGCCCTCAACGGGTTCCTGGGGCTGCTGTACTACCGCCGTCTCGACCTCAGCTCCGACGCCGGCTGGCCCGAGTTCGCCGCCGAGTTCCCCGACGAAGAGCGCGTCCGCGTGTTCTATCTCGCGGTCGGCCCGGACTTGTTCGGCGTGGTCGGCGACCGCCTGCATTCGCACGGCCTGGTCGGGCCCAAGACCCGGGTCGTGGTCGAGAAGCCGCTCGGCAAGGACGGCGTCAGCGCCGATGCGATCAACAACGCGCTCGGCCGCGTGTTCGCCGAAACCCAGATTTTCCGCATCGACCACTACCTCGGTAAGGAAACGGTGCAGAACCTGACCGCGTTGCGCTTCGGCAACGCCTTGTTCGAGCCGCTGTGGAAGGCCGAGCACATCGACCACGTGCAGATCACCGTCGCCGAGACCGTCGGCGTGGAATCGCGCGCGCCGTACTACGACAAGTCCGGCGCGCTGCGCGACATGGTCCAGAACCATCTGCTGCAGTTGCTGTGCCTAGTCGCGATGGAGCCGCCGTCGTCGCTCGCCGCCGACGCGATCCGCGACGAGAAACTGAAAGTGCTGCGCGCCTTGCGCCCGATCGAGAACGGCAATGCCGCGCAATCCACCGTGCGCGGCCAGTACAAGGCCGGCGCGGTCGACGGACGCGCGGTGCCAGGCTATGCGCAAGAGCTCGGCGCGCAGTCGCTGACCGAAACCTTCGTGGCGATCAAGGCCGAAGTGAAGAACTGGCGCTGGGCCGGGGTGCCGTTCTACCTGCGCACCGGCAAGCGCCTGGCCGAGCGTTCGTCCGAGATCGTGGTGACCTTCCGCCAGGTGCCGCATTCGATCTTCGAAGACCTCACCGAACAAGACCCGTCCAGCCGGCTGGCGCCGAACAAGCTGGTACTGCGTCTGCAGCCCGATGAAGGCGTGAAGCTGTGGCTGATGAACAAGGTGCCCGGCCCCGGCGGTCTGCGCCTGCGCCATGTGCCGCTGGACATGAGCTTCGCCGCGGCCTTCGGCGGGCGTCAGGCCGATGCCTACGAGCGCCTGCTGATGGACGTGGTGCGCGGCAACCCGATGCTGTTCATGCGTCGCGACGAAGTCGACGCGGCCTGGAAATGGATCGACCCGATCCGTGCCGCCTGGGCCGCGAGCGCCGACGCGCCGCGCCCGTACACCGCCGGCAGCTGGGGCCCGAGCGCCGCAGTGGCCTTGATCGAACGCGATGGGAGGACCTGGCATGAAGATGCAGGCTGA
- a CDS encoding GNAT family N-acetyltransferase, whose translation MTAFDQVVLSTQRLLLRPLAAADAGALMAIYADPEVMRYGSSPPWDSIEKADAQIVRDREAMAAGHFLRLGLQRVDDGALIGTCTLFNLDPPCRRAEIGYALAVSAWSRGYMCEALPALIDFGFEAMDLNRIEADIDPRNTASTKSIERQGFVREGYLRERWIVQGVFSDTALYALLRSDWQAQRRKVASG comes from the coding sequence ATGACCGCCTTCGACCAAGTCGTCCTGTCCACGCAACGCTTGTTGTTGCGACCGCTCGCCGCCGCCGATGCCGGCGCCTTGATGGCGATCTATGCCGATCCCGAGGTGATGCGTTACGGCAGCTCGCCGCCGTGGGATTCGATCGAGAAAGCCGATGCGCAGATCGTCCGCGACCGCGAGGCGATGGCCGCCGGCCACTTCCTCCGCCTCGGCCTGCAGCGGGTCGACGACGGCGCGCTGATCGGCACCTGCACCTTGTTCAATCTCGACCCGCCTTGCCGCCGCGCCGAAATCGGTTATGCCCTGGCCGTGTCGGCCTGGTCGCGCGGTTACATGTGCGAAGCCCTGCCGGCGCTGATCGATTTCGGTTTCGAGGCGATGGACCTCAACCGCATCGAGGCCGACATCGACCCGCGCAACACCGCCTCGACCAAGAGCATCGAGCGACAGGGGTTCGTGCGCGAGGGCTATCTGCGCGAGCGCTGGATCGTGCAGGGCGTATTTTCGGATACGGCTTTGTATGCGTTGTTGCGCAGCGATTGGCAGGCGCAGCGGCGCAAGGTGGCTTCAGGGTAG
- the edd gene encoding phosphogluconate dehydratase: MHPVVAQVTHRIQERSRARRNAYLARIDAALSSGPQRRRLSCGNLAHGFAACAAGDKSALRSGHAPNLGIVTSFNDMLSAHQPLERFPDLLKTAAREAGATAQVAGGVPAMCDGVTQGREGMELSLFSRDVIAMSTAIALSHDMFDAALYLGVCDKIVPGLLIGALHFGHLPGIFVPAGPMTSGLPNDEKSRVRQRYATGDASREELLEAEARSYHGPGTCTFYGTANSNQMLMELMGLHLPGSSFVHPNTPLRDALTAQAAQRAAQITALGDDYRPIGRIVDERAIVNGVIGLHATGGSTNHLLHLIAMAAAAGIELRLEDFDALSSVVPLLARVYPNGSADVNHFHAAGGLAYLIGELLDHGLLHGDVETVAGPGLARYRIEARLDDAGQVMHVPSAPTSADTAVLRPVTEPFRVDGGLRVLDGNLGTAAIKVSAVPEDRWTVEAPCRVFTEQHQVKQAFEQGELDRDVIVVVRFQGPRANGMPELHQLTPTLSVLQKRGHRVALVTDGRMSGASGQVPAAIHVTPEAACGGPLAKLRDGDVLRVDAIAGTLSVLAPADWSERENAVVDLSSHHVGLGRELFAAFRDYAAPADKGAGVFGALPL; encoded by the coding sequence ATGCATCCCGTTGTCGCGCAAGTCACGCACCGCATCCAGGAACGCAGCCGCGCGCGCCGCAATGCTTATCTCGCCCGCATCGATGCGGCGCTGAGCAGCGGCCCGCAACGCCGGCGCCTGTCCTGCGGCAACCTCGCTCACGGTTTCGCCGCCTGCGCGGCCGGCGACAAGAGCGCGCTGCGCTCGGGCCATGCGCCCAACCTGGGCATCGTCACCTCGTTCAACGACATGCTCTCGGCGCATCAGCCCTTGGAGCGGTTTCCCGACCTGCTCAAGACCGCCGCGCGCGAGGCCGGTGCGACCGCGCAGGTCGCCGGCGGCGTGCCGGCGATGTGCGACGGCGTCACCCAGGGCCGCGAAGGCATGGAGCTGTCGCTGTTCTCGCGCGACGTCATCGCCATGTCGACCGCGATCGCGCTTTCGCACGACATGTTCGACGCCGCGTTGTACCTGGGCGTGTGCGACAAGATCGTGCCGGGGCTGCTGATCGGCGCACTGCACTTCGGCCACCTGCCGGGCATCTTCGTGCCGGCCGGGCCGATGACCTCGGGCTTGCCGAACGACGAAAAATCGCGGGTGCGCCAGCGTTATGCCACCGGCGACGCTTCGCGCGAAGAATTGCTCGAAGCCGAGGCGCGCAGCTACCACGGCCCCGGCACCTGCACCTTCTACGGCACCGCCAATTCCAACCAGATGCTGATGGAACTGATGGGCCTGCACCTGCCGGGTTCGAGCTTCGTCCATCCCAACACGCCGCTGCGCGACGCACTGACCGCGCAGGCCGCGCAGCGCGCCGCGCAGATCACCGCGCTCGGCGACGACTACCGGCCGATCGGCCGCATCGTCGATGAGCGCGCGATCGTCAACGGCGTGATCGGCCTGCACGCGACCGGCGGTTCGACCAATCACCTGCTGCACCTGATCGCGATGGCCGCTGCGGCCGGGATCGAACTGCGCCTGGAGGATTTCGACGCGCTGTCCTCGGTCGTCCCGCTGCTGGCACGGGTGTATCCGAACGGCAGCGCCGACGTGAACCACTTCCACGCCGCCGGCGGCCTGGCCTATCTGATCGGCGAACTGCTCGACCACGGCCTGCTGCACGGCGACGTCGAAACCGTGGCCGGCCCGGGCCTGGCGCGCTACCGCATCGAGGCACGCCTCGACGACGCTGGCCAAGTCATGCACGTGCCGTCGGCGCCGACCAGCGCCGACACGGCGGTGCTGCGTCCGGTGACCGAACCGTTCCGGGTCGACGGCGGTCTGCGCGTGCTCGACGGCAATCTCGGCACCGCCGCGATCAAGGTCTCGGCCGTGCCCGAGGACCGCTGGACCGTGGAAGCGCCGTGCCGGGTGTTTACCGAACAGCATCAGGTCAAGCAGGCCTTCGAGCAGGGCGAACTCGATCGCGATGTGATCGTGGTCGTGCGTTTCCAGGGCCCGCGCGCGAACGGCATGCCGGAGCTGCACCAGCTCACTCCGACCTTGAGCGTGCTGCAAAAGCGCGGCCATCGCGTCGCTCTGGTCACCGACGGCCGTATGTCCGGCGCGTCCGGTCAGGTGCCGGCGGCGATTCATGTGACCCCGGAAGCCGCCTGCGGCGGCCCGCTGGCGAAGCTGCGCGACGGCGACGTGCTGCGCGTCGATGCGATCGCCGGAACCCTCAGCGTGCTGGCGCCGGCCGATTGGAGCGAGCGGGAAAACGCGGTCGTCGACTTGTCCTCGCACCACGTCGGTCTCGGCCGCGAACTGTTCGCCGCGTTCCGCGACTACGCCGCACCGGCGGACAAGGGCGCCGGCGTGTTCGGCGCGCTGCCGCTGTGA
- a CDS encoding SIS domain-containing protein, with the protein MYAEAQEAGDAVARQFAANADIVDDLAERLHKHPPRFIVTCARGSSDHAATYGKYLFETQLGLVTASASPSVGSVYAIQPKLDGALFVTVSQSGKSPDLVRNAEIAKAAGAHVVALVNVTDSPLAQIADTVLGLHAGPETSVAATKSYLCSLAALLQLTARWSNDAALFNAVHALPDGLREAWRQDWSPLVDGLVDAHNLFVVGRGLGLGAAQEAALKFKETCGLHAEAFSSAEVRHGPMAIVGPGFPVLAFAQDDGTGDGTVAVAREFRSRGAPVWLAAPGVPGGDVLPTARSVHPALTPLLTVASFYKAVNALSVARGHNPDLPPHLNKVTETV; encoded by the coding sequence ATGTACGCCGAGGCGCAGGAAGCCGGCGATGCCGTCGCCCGCCAGTTCGCCGCCAACGCCGACATCGTCGACGACCTCGCCGAGCGCCTGCACAAACATCCGCCGCGCTTCATCGTCACCTGCGCGCGCGGCAGTTCCGATCACGCCGCGACCTACGGCAAGTACTTGTTCGAGACCCAGCTTGGCTTGGTCACCGCCTCGGCCTCGCCTTCGGTCGGCTCGGTCTATGCGATCCAGCCCAAGCTCGACGGCGCCCTGTTCGTGACCGTGTCGCAATCGGGCAAAAGCCCGGACCTGGTGCGTAACGCCGAGATCGCCAAGGCCGCCGGCGCCCATGTCGTCGCCCTGGTCAACGTGACCGACTCGCCCCTGGCGCAGATCGCCGACACCGTGCTCGGCCTGCACGCCGGCCCGGAAACCAGCGTCGCGGCGACCAAGAGCTATCTGTGCTCGTTGGCCGCGCTGCTGCAACTGACCGCGCGCTGGAGCAACGACGCCGCCCTGTTCAACGCCGTGCACGCCCTGCCCGACGGCCTGCGCGAGGCTTGGCGCCAGGACTGGTCGCCGCTGGTCGACGGCCTGGTCGATGCGCACAACCTGTTCGTGGTCGGCCGCGGCCTCGGCCTCGGCGCAGCCCAGGAAGCCGCGCTCAAGTTCAAGGAAACCTGCGGCCTGCACGCCGAGGCCTTCAGCAGCGCGGAAGTGCGGCACGGGCCGATGGCGATCGTCGGCCCCGGCTTCCCGGTGCTCGCCTTCGCCCAGGACGACGGCACCGGCGACGGCACGGTGGCGGTGGCGCGCGAGTTCCGCTCGCGCGGTGCGCCGGTGTGGCTGGCCGCGCCGGGCGTGCCCGGCGGCGACGTGTTGCCGACCGCGCGCTCGGTGCATCCGGCACTGACCCCGCTGCTGACCGTGGCGAGCTTCTACAAGGCGGTCAACGCCTTGTCGGTGGCGCGCGGGCACAACCCGGACCTGCCGCCGCATCTCAACAAAGTCACCGAAACGGTCTGA
- a CDS encoding GntR family transcriptional regulator, producing the protein MQPYLVSEFRRQSDARRAPAYQHLRRSLQHAIENGELTAGQALPGERELGKLLDLSRVTVRKAIAGLVADGLLVQRQGAGTFVAERIVKSFSRLTSFTDDLRARGLDPRSTFLERSLGEVTPEEAMALNLSPGAGVIRYYRLRTADGVALALERTVVPASVIAHPDFVENSLYEAFAKLGIQPARALQRLRAIAFDAEQARLMNLPEGAPGLFIERRTFLDDGRVVEFTRSFYRGDAYDFVAELQSEPTP; encoded by the coding sequence ATGCAGCCCTATTTGGTCAGCGAGTTCCGCCGCCAGAGCGACGCCCGACGCGCGCCGGCCTATCAGCACCTGCGCCGGTCCCTGCAGCACGCGATCGAAAACGGCGAACTGACCGCCGGCCAGGCCCTGCCGGGCGAACGCGAGCTCGGCAAGCTGCTCGACCTGTCGCGGGTGACTGTGCGCAAGGCCATTGCCGGGTTGGTGGCCGATGGGCTGTTGGTGCAGCGCCAGGGCGCCGGCACCTTCGTCGCCGAGCGCATCGTCAAATCGTTCTCGCGCCTGACCAGCTTCACCGACGACCTGCGCGCGCGCGGGCTCGACCCGCGCTCGACCTTCCTCGAACGCAGCCTCGGCGAGGTCACGCCGGAAGAAGCGATGGCCTTGAACCTGTCGCCGGGCGCGGGCGTGATCCGTTATTACCGCTTGCGCACCGCCGACGGCGTCGCGCTCGCGCTCGAACGCACGGTGGTGCCAGCTTCGGTGATCGCGCATCCCGACTTCGTCGAGAACTCGCTGTACGAAGCCTTCGCCAAGCTCGGCATCCAGCCGGCCCGCGCCCTGCAACGGCTGCGCGCGATCGCCTTCGACGCCGAACAGGCGCGGCTGATGAACCTGCCCGAAGGCGCCCCCGGATTGTTCATCGAGCGCCGCACCTTCCTCGACGACGGCCGCGTCGTCGAGTTCACCCGATCCTTCTACCGCGGCGACGCTTACGACTTCGTCGCCGAACTGCAGAGCGAACCCACGCCGTGA
- a CDS encoding HAD family hydrolase, translating to MPAPAPTTFLFDLDGTLVDSVYQHVLAWKQALDADGIPLSVWRIHRKIGMSGGLFTNILLRETGIDITPERIERLHRLHAEAYGRQATQIRPLPGAVELLAYLTENRIPWAIATSGRMETARHNLVALGVDPEVTPVITRDMVKHAKPDPDLFLAAADKLGADIEHSIVVGDSIWDLLAARRARSLGVGLLSGGYGQEELERAGAFRVYEDPADLLRHIDEVAARA from the coding sequence ATGCCCGCTCCCGCACCCACCACTTTCCTGTTCGACCTCGACGGCACCCTCGTCGACAGCGTCTACCAGCACGTGCTCGCCTGGAAGCAGGCGCTCGATGCCGACGGCATTCCGCTGTCGGTGTGGCGCATCCACCGCAAGATCGGCATGAGCGGCGGCTTGTTCACCAACATCCTGCTGCGCGAGACCGGGATCGACATCACCCCCGAGCGCATCGAGCGTCTGCACCGCCTGCATGCCGAGGCCTATGGCCGGCAGGCGACCCAGATCCGTCCGCTGCCGGGCGCGGTCGAGCTGCTCGCTTATCTGACCGAGAATCGGATTCCGTGGGCGATCGCCACCAGCGGCCGCATGGAAACCGCGCGCCATAACCTGGTCGCACTCGGCGTCGATCCCGAGGTCACCCCGGTGATCACCCGCGACATGGTCAAGCACGCCAAGCCCGACCCGGACCTGTTCCTGGCCGCCGCCGACAAACTCGGCGCCGACATCGAACATTCGATCGTGGTCGGCGACAGCATCTGGGATCTGCTCGCCGCGCGTCGCGCGCGTTCGCTCGGCGTGGGTCTGCTGTCGGGTGGCTACGGCCAGGAAGAACTCGAACGCGCCGGCGCGTTCCGTGTCTACGAAGACCCGGCCGACCTGCTCAGGCATATCGACGAAGTGGCTGCGCGCGCTTGA
- the nagA gene encoding N-acetylglucosamine-6-phosphate deacetylase, translated as MSATAFVNGRVLSERGFESDLTVIVEEGHIVAVLPGPAPSGAQTVDLHGQYLVPGFIDTQVNGGGDVLLNDTPTVDGIRRIAGAHRQYGTTGLLPTLISDDVEVMVAAIDAVRAAIQQGVPGILGIHLEGPYLAAARKGVHNPDKFHTPDEAELDRIASLGVGKTMLTLAPERFANATLQALAARGVLVCAGHTAADYERLRDAFAHGVRGVTHLFNAMTPLGSREPGGVGACIEDPHSWCGVIVDGEHVHDASLRIAIAAKPRGKIMLVTDAMPPVGGTQEDFVLYGETMTCRDGKCTTATGTLAGSALDMASAVRNTVQRLGLPLDEACRMASTYPAEFLGLEHELGRIAPGYRADLVVLDDELRVTGSWIGGLA; from the coding sequence ATGTCCGCCACCGCGTTCGTCAACGGCCGCGTGCTCAGCGAGCGCGGCTTCGAGTCCGACCTGACCGTCATCGTCGAAGAAGGCCACATCGTCGCGGTGTTGCCGGGCCCCGCGCCGAGCGGCGCGCAAACCGTCGACCTGCACGGCCAGTACCTGGTGCCGGGCTTTATCGACACCCAGGTCAATGGCGGCGGCGACGTGCTGCTCAACGACACGCCCACGGTCGACGGCATTCGTCGCATCGCCGGGGCTCATCGCCAGTACGGCACCACCGGCCTGCTGCCGACCCTGATCAGCGACGACGTCGAGGTGATGGTCGCGGCGATCGACGCCGTGCGCGCAGCGATCCAGCAAGGCGTACCGGGCATCCTCGGCATCCATCTCGAAGGCCCCTACCTCGCCGCCGCGCGCAAGGGTGTGCACAACCCGGACAAGTTCCACACCCCGGACGAGGCAGAACTCGACCGGATCGCCTCGCTCGGCGTCGGCAAGACCATGCTCACCCTCGCGCCCGAACGCTTCGCCAACGCCACCCTGCAGGCGCTGGCCGCGCGCGGCGTGCTGGTCTGCGCCGGCCACACCGCCGCCGACTACGAGCGCCTGCGCGACGCCTTCGCCCACGGCGTGCGCGGCGTGACCCATCTGTTCAACGCCATGACCCCGCTCGGCAGCCGCGAACCCGGCGGCGTCGGCGCCTGCATCGAAGATCCGCACAGCTGGTGCGGCGTGATCGTCGACGGCGAACACGTCCACGACGCCTCGCTGCGCATCGCCATCGCCGCCAAACCGCGCGGCAAGATCATGCTGGTCACCGACGCGATGCCGCCGGTCGGCGGCACCCAGGAAGACTTCGTCCTCTACGGCGAAACCATGACCTGTCGCGACGGCAAGTGCACCACCGCCACCGGCACCCTCGCCGGCTCCGCGCTCGACATGGCCAGCGCGGTACGCAACACCGTGCAGCGCCTGGGCCTGCCGCTCGACGAAGCCTGCCGCATGGCATCGACTTATCCGGCCGAGTTCCTCGGCCTGGAGCATGAGCTGGGGCGCATCGCACCGGGCTATCGCGCCGATTTAGTCGTGTTGGACGACGAGTTGCGGGTGACCGGCAGTTGGATCGGCGGGTTGGCGTAA
- the pgl gene encoding 6-phosphogluconolactonase: MKMQAERLKVIEPLPLPLHERLFDDGEQLAQALAKQVAADLRGALARHGEACIALSGGNTPKRFFQALSTQTLDWARVTVLPIDERWLPPEHPRSNERLLREFLLQHNAAVARLLPLYRPTETPEAALMPVLTKIANEGLPLDVAVLGMGDDGHVASLFPDLGYDNPALREIGLQPRGRAPVMSIRTAAMPEPRMTLTLSAIFTAPALYLHIEGEKKRAVLDGAQRDPRSALPIRSVLSGAPVTPTLYWSP; this comes from the coding sequence ATGAAGATGCAGGCTGAGCGACTGAAAGTGATCGAACCCTTGCCCCTGCCGTTGCACGAGCGTCTGTTCGACGATGGCGAGCAGCTCGCGCAAGCGCTGGCGAAACAGGTCGCGGCGGATCTGCGCGGCGCGCTCGCCCGCCACGGCGAAGCCTGCATCGCGCTGTCCGGCGGCAATACGCCGAAGCGCTTCTTCCAGGCCTTGTCGACCCAGACCCTGGACTGGGCGCGGGTGACCGTGCTGCCGATCGACGAGCGCTGGTTGCCGCCGGAGCATCCGCGTTCCAACGAACGGCTGCTGCGCGAATTCCTGTTGCAGCACAACGCCGCCGTCGCGCGTCTGTTGCCGCTGTACCGCCCGACCGAAACCCCGGAAGCGGCGCTGATGCCGGTGCTGACCAAGATCGCCAACGAAGGCCTGCCGCTCGACGTCGCGGTGCTCGGCATGGGCGACGACGGCCACGTGGCCTCATTGTTCCCCGACCTGGGTTACGACAATCCGGCCTTGCGCGAGATCGGCCTGCAACCGCGCGGCCGCGCACCGGTGATGTCGATCCGCACCGCGGCGATGCCGGAGCCGCGCATGACCCTGACCCTGAGCGCGATTTTCACCGCGCCGGCCTTGTACCTGCACATCGAAGGCGAGAAGAAGCGCGCGGTGCTCGACGGCGCGCAGCGCGATCCGCGCAGTGCGCTGCCGATCCGCTCAGTGCTGAGCGGCGCACCGGTCACACCGACCTTGTACTGGAGTCCTTGA
- a CDS encoding DMT family transporter, with protein MSRRAWWLFLALGVIWGVPYLLIRIAVADVSPVSVAFGRTLIGAALLLPIAAARGALRPLLSHWRPLLAFTVVEISIPWWLLGYAETRINSSTAGLLIATVPVMTAGLMALSGHEKLDGRRLVGLTVGLAGVGALVGLDIDVSNGWAMAAALATALGYALGPIIISRYLSDVPPLGVIAASLALAAMAYLPFMLSAWPAQITIEAAGAVAILGVVCTALAFLLFFALIAEAGPARATVITYVNPLVALLLGVTLLHEPLTYGMCAGFVLVLLGSFLATTRSPPGEPSRADPIEQGD; from the coding sequence ATGAGCCGGCGCGCCTGGTGGTTGTTCCTCGCCTTGGGCGTGATCTGGGGTGTGCCCTATCTGTTGATCCGGATCGCCGTCGCCGACGTGTCGCCGGTGTCGGTCGCGTTCGGGCGCACGCTCATCGGCGCGGCGCTGTTGCTGCCGATAGCGGCGGCACGCGGCGCGTTGCGGCCGCTGCTGTCTCACTGGCGGCCCTTGCTCGCATTCACCGTGGTGGAGATCAGCATCCCGTGGTGGTTGCTGGGCTATGCCGAGACCCGCATCAACAGTTCCACCGCCGGTTTGTTGATCGCCACCGTGCCGGTGATGACCGCCGGCCTGATGGCCCTGAGCGGTCACGAGAAGCTGGATGGCCGCCGGCTGGTGGGGCTTACCGTCGGCCTGGCGGGCGTAGGCGCTTTGGTGGGCCTGGACATCGACGTGTCCAACGGTTGGGCGATGGCGGCCGCACTCGCGACCGCATTGGGCTATGCCCTGGGCCCGATCATCATCAGCCGCTACCTGTCCGATGTGCCGCCGTTGGGCGTCATCGCCGCTTCGCTGGCGTTGGCGGCGATGGCCTACCTGCCCTTCATGCTCAGCGCATGGCCGGCGCAGATCACGATCGAGGCGGCCGGAGCGGTAGCGATATTGGGTGTGGTCTGCACCGCGCTGGCGTTCCTGCTGTTTTTCGCACTGATCGCCGAGGCGGGGCCGGCGCGGGCCACCGTCATCACCTATGTCAATCCGCTGGTGGCCTTGCTGTTGGGCGTGACTCTGCTGCACGAGCCGCTCACCTACGGCATGTGCGCAGGCTTCGTGCTGGTGCTGCTGGGCTCGTTCCTGGCCACCACGCGCAGCCCGCCTGGCGAGCCATCGCGTGCCGATCCGATCGAGCAGGGCGACTGA
- the eda gene encoding bifunctional 4-hydroxy-2-oxoglutarate aldolase/2-dehydro-3-deoxy-phosphogluconate aldolase has protein sequence MSSMQDLQARVAAVLALAPVVPVLVIDELKDAVPLARALVAGGLPAIEVTLRTAVALDAVRAIAAEVEGAAVGVGSVRKPSDFTDALKAGATFAVSPGSAPGLIAAARDIDLPWLPGVATASEAMALFEHGYTQLKFFPAESIGGATALKAIGGPLPELRFCATGGIGVHNAHEYLALKNVPCVGGSWVAPAAAVKAGDWGKVEALAREAVALRG, from the coding sequence ATGAGTTCGATGCAGGATCTGCAGGCGCGCGTCGCCGCCGTGTTGGCCCTGGCGCCGGTGGTGCCGGTGTTGGTGATCGATGAATTGAAAGACGCGGTGCCGTTGGCGCGCGCGCTGGTCGCCGGCGGTTTGCCGGCGATCGAGGTGACCCTGCGCACCGCGGTGGCGCTCGACGCGGTACGCGCGATCGCCGCCGAAGTCGAAGGTGCCGCGGTCGGCGTCGGCAGCGTGCGCAAACCGTCCGATTTTACCGATGCGCTCAAGGCCGGCGCGACCTTCGCGGTGTCGCCGGGCAGCGCGCCGGGCCTGATCGCGGCCGCGCGTGACATCGACCTGCCGTGGCTGCCGGGCGTGGCCACCGCTTCGGAAGCGATGGCCTTGTTCGAGCATGGCTACACCCAACTCAAGTTCTTCCCGGCCGAATCGATCGGCGGCGCCACGGCGTTGAAAGCGATCGGCGGCCCGCTGCCGGAACTGCGCTTCTGCGCGACCGGCGGCATCGGCGTGCACAACGCGCACGAATACCTGGCGCTCAAGAACGTGCCTTGCGTGGGCGGGTCCTGGGTGGCGCCTGCGGCGGCGGTAAAGGCCGGCGATTGGGGCAAGGTGGAGGCGCTGGCGCGCGAGGCGGTGGCATTACGCGGTTGA